The genomic region CGGCTCGCGGTGACCAGCGGAGGGGCCATACCCGACCGCGGTCTGTTCACCGTGTACCTGGCCACCGAATCCGAGAAGCCCTCGCGGGTCGGCGAACTCGACGAGGAGATGGTCTACGAGTCGCGCCCGGGTGACGTCATCTCGCTCGGCGCGACCAGCTGGCGGATCACCGAGATCACCCATGACCGGGTGCTGGTGGTTCCCGCGCCCGGCCAGCCCGCACGGCTGCCGTTCTGGCGAGGTGACGGCGTCGGGCGTCCCGCCGAGTTGGGTGCTGCTGTCGGCGCCTTCACCGGCGAGTTGGCCCGGCTCGGCAAAGACGACTTCGTCGCGCGCTGCGGCGCAATGGGTTTCGACGAGTTCGCGACGGACAACCTGTGGCGGCTGATCGACGACCAACGCCAGGCCACCGGCGTGCTGCCCTCAGATGCCACGTTCGTCGTCGAGCGGTTCCGCGACGAGCTCGGCGACTGGCGCGTCATCCTGCACTCCCCGTACGGGTTGCGTGTGCACGGCCCGCTGGCGCTGGCGATATCGCGCCGACTGCGCGAGCGCTACGGCATCGAGGAGAAGCCGACCGCCTCCGACGACGGCATCATCGTGCGGCTGCCCGACACCCTGCCTGATTCAGGAACGCCGCCCCCCGGCGCGGATCTGTTCGTGTTCGACGCCGATGAGATCGAGCCGATCGTCACCGCCGAGGTCGGCGGTTCGGCGCTGTTCGCGTCGCGGTTTCGGGAGTGCGCCGCCCGTGCGCTGTTGCTGCCGCGACGTCATCCCGGCAAGCGCTCACCGCTGTGGCACCAGCGCCAGCGCGCCGCACAGCTGCTCGACGTCGCGCGCAAGTATCCCGACTTCCCGATCGTGCTCGAGGCCGTGCGGGAATGCCTGCAGGACGTCTACGACGTGCCCGCCCTGACCGAACTGATGCACCGCGTGGCGCAACGACGGCTGCGCATCGTCGAGGTCGAGACCACCATGCCGTCGCCGTTCGCCGCCTCGCTGCTGTTCGGCTATGTCGGGGCGTTCATGTACGAGGGCGACAGCCCGCTCGCCGAGCGGCGGGCGGCGGCATTGTCGTTGGACACCGGGCTGCTCGCGGAGTTGTTGGGACGCGTGGAGTTGCGCGAGCTGCTCGACCCGGAAGTGATCGCGAGCACCACCCGGCAGCTGCAACATCTCAGCGACGACCGGCAGGCCCGCGACGCCGAGGGCATCGCCGATCTGTTGCGACTGCTGGGCCCGCTCACCGAGGACGAGATCGGCCGGCGCTGCACCACGTCCGACGTGGGCGGCTGGCTCCACGGGTTGCGCGCCGCGAAACGAGCGTTGACGGTGTCCTTCGCCGACCGCACGTGGTGGGTCGCGGTCGAGGACGTCGGGCTGCTGCGGGACGGTGTCGGGGTCGCAGTGCCCGTCGGCGTGCCGACGGCGTTCACCGAGTCGGTCGACGATCCACTGGGCGAGCTGCTCGGCCGCTACGCCCGCACCCGTGGCCCGTTCTCCACCGGTGACGCGGCGGCCCGGTTCGGGCTCGGTCTGCGGGTCACCGCCGACGTGCTGGGCCGGATGGCGATCGACGGCAACCTCATTCGGGGTGAGTTCACCGACATCGACGTCACCGACCATGGCGCCGGCGCACAGTGGTGCGACGCCGATGTGCTGAAGATCTTGCGGCGCCGGTCGCTGGCCGCGTTGCGCGCGCAGATCGAGCCGGTCAGCACGGCGGCCTACGGACGGTTCCTGCCCGCCTGGCAGCAGGTCGGCTCCACCCACAACGCCGGTACAGACGGGCTGGCGTCGGTGATCGACCAGCTTTCCGGGGTGCCGATCCCCGCGTCGGCGGTGGAACCGCTGGTGCTCGGCCAGCGCGTGCGCGACTATCAGCCTGCGATGCTCGACGAGCTGCTGGCCTCGGGCGAGGTCACGTGGTCGGGTGCCGGGCAGATCGGCGGCGGCACCACCAATTCGGACGGCTGGATCGCGTTCCACATGGCGGATTCGGCGCCGATGACGCTCAGCGCACCGGCCGAGATCGAGCTCACCGACACCCACCGCGCGATCCTCGACACGCTCGGTGGTGGGGGCGCGTACTTCTTCCGGCAGCTGGGCGACAAACCAGGAGAGGAAGTCAAACGCGCGCTGTGGGAACTGATCTGGGCGGGTTGGGTCACCGGCGACACGTTCGCGCCGGTGCGGGCGTTGCTGACCGGCGCCCGCGGCCAGACAGGTCGGCGGGGCGCCCCCGCGCACCGGCAGAAACAGCGCGCCCCGCGGCTGAGCCGCTACAGTGTCGCCAACCCTCAGGCGCGGAGTTCGGATCCGACGGTCGCGGGCCGCTGGTCGGCGCTGCCGGCACCGGAACCGGAATCGACGGTGCGCGCGCACTTCCAAGCCGAACTGCTGCTGGGCCGGCACGGCGTGCTGACCAAGGGAGCCGTCGGCGCCGAAGGGATACCCGGCGGCTTCGCCATGCTTTACAAGGTTCTGACCGCGTTCGAGGACACCGGGCGCTGTCAGCGTGGCTATTTCGTCGAATCGTTGGGCGGCGCGCAGTTCGCCGCGACCTCGACCGTGGACCGGTTGCGCACCTACCTCGACAGCGTCGACCCCGATCAGCGTGAGTATCACGCGGTGGTGATGGCGGCCGCGGACCCGGCCAATCCTTATGGTGCGGCGTTGCCGTGGCCCGCGAAGAAGGCCGGCGACGAGGACAAGACGCATCGTCCGGGCCGCAAGGCCGGCGCACTGGTGGCACTGGTCGACGGCGAACTCACGTGGTTTCTCGAACGTGGGGGGCGCTCGCTGCTGAGCTTCACCGGCGACGCCGACGCGCACGCCGCCGCGGCGGGTGCGCTGGCCGAGTTGGTGGGCAGCGGACGCGTCGGGGCGTTCCTGGTGGAAAAGGTCAACGGCGTGCCGGTGCTCGAACCGGGCGCCGAGGGTGAACGTGCCAGAGTGCACGACGCGCTGCTCGGGGCGGGGTTCAGCCGCACGCCGCGCGGACTGCGCCTGCGCTGACGCAGGCGGATAGGCTGAACCATGCCCGAAGGAGACACCGTGTTTCGCGCCGGCACGAAACTGCGCGAGGCTCTGGTCGGCAAGGTGCTGACCCGCTGTGATGTCCGGGTGCCGAAATTCGCGACCGTCGA from Mycobacterium sp. IDR2000157661 harbors:
- a CDS encoding ATP-dependent helicase encodes the protein MSSTALTRFSELTQEWFTGTFAEPTPAQAQAWAAIADGDNTLVIAPTGSGKTLAAFLWAIDRLAASEPRPPRSGTRVLYVSPLKALAVDVERNLRTPLTGIARVADRTGVPAPSISVGVRSGDTSPAQRRELITNPPDILITTPESLFLMLTSAARDTLAEVQTVIVDEVHAVAATKRGAHLALSLERLDQLLDKPAQRIGLSATVRPPEEVARFLSGQARTTVVAPPAAKTFDLSVQVPVPDMANLENNTIWPDVEERIVDLIEAHNSSIVFANSRRLAERLTSRLNEIHAERSDVELETGPNAGVAGGAPAYIMGSGQASGAPTLLARAHHGSVSKEQRALVEDDLKSGRLKAVVATSSLELGIDMGAVDLVVQVEAPPSVASGLQRIGRAGHQVGEISQGVLFPKHRTDLIGCAVTVTRMLAGEIESMRVPTNPLDVLAQHTVAACALEPLDADRWFDAVRRSAPFATLPRSAFEATLDLLSGKYPSTEFAELRPRLVYDRDAGTLTARPGAQRLAVTSGGAIPDRGLFTVYLATESEKPSRVGELDEEMVYESRPGDVISLGATSWRITEITHDRVLVVPAPGQPARLPFWRGDGVGRPAELGAAVGAFTGELARLGKDDFVARCGAMGFDEFATDNLWRLIDDQRQATGVLPSDATFVVERFRDELGDWRVILHSPYGLRVHGPLALAISRRLRERYGIEEKPTASDDGIIVRLPDTLPDSGTPPPGADLFVFDADEIEPIVTAEVGGSALFASRFRECAARALLLPRRHPGKRSPLWHQRQRAAQLLDVARKYPDFPIVLEAVRECLQDVYDVPALTELMHRVAQRRLRIVEVETTMPSPFAASLLFGYVGAFMYEGDSPLAERRAAALSLDTGLLAELLGRVELRELLDPEVIASTTRQLQHLSDDRQARDAEGIADLLRLLGPLTEDEIGRRCTTSDVGGWLHGLRAAKRALTVSFADRTWWVAVEDVGLLRDGVGVAVPVGVPTAFTESVDDPLGELLGRYARTRGPFSTGDAAARFGLGLRVTADVLGRMAIDGNLIRGEFTDIDVTDHGAGAQWCDADVLKILRRRSLAALRAQIEPVSTAAYGRFLPAWQQVGSTHNAGTDGLASVIDQLSGVPIPASAVEPLVLGQRVRDYQPAMLDELLASGEVTWSGAGQIGGGTTNSDGWIAFHMADSAPMTLSAPAEIELTDTHRAILDTLGGGGAYFFRQLGDKPGEEVKRALWELIWAGWVTGDTFAPVRALLTGARGQTGRRGAPAHRQKQRAPRLSRYSVANPQARSSDPTVAGRWSALPAPEPESTVRAHFQAELLLGRHGVLTKGAVGAEGIPGGFAMLYKVLTAFEDTGRCQRGYFVESLGGAQFAATSTVDRLRTYLDSVDPDQREYHAVVMAAADPANPYGAALPWPAKKAGDEDKTHRPGRKAGALVALVDGELTWFLERGGRSLLSFTGDADAHAAAAGALAELVGSGRVGAFLVEKVNGVPVLEPGAEGERARVHDALLGAGFSRTPRGLRLR